AAATTCCTTTTTTTACTTTTGATCAATTTTTGTACATTTCCGTTCGCCCTGTTTTCGGATCAGCAGCGAACATCCCTGCGATTTTGTTTAAACCTTCTGTCCATAATGCATTGTGGAAGCAGAATCGCAGGCACGAAATGTCCAAAAACGGGTCAACAGTAACAAGGAATGGGGTAGGCTGAGCAGAAGGGGGATTGATGGCGGAGCGAATTTGGCCGCTCCGCCGTTAATTCTGCCCCTTCTGCCAGCTTCCCCGCAGCTGAAATTCAGCAGCGAGGACGCGCGCGTGCACACAAAATTATTGCAGATTATCGCCGCCATCTCACCCTTGGCTGATGCGATTAAACGGCATAAGCTGTTAACAGCAATCGATTCCATCGAAAAACTACGCCTTTTCACCCAAATTCATGTCTATGCGGTGTGGGACTTTATGGCCTTGCTAAAAGCCCTTCAAGGCAAACTGACCTCAATGCAACCACTTTGGACACCGCCCATAAACCCTATGGGATGCCATTTAATCAATACCCTCTTAAGTGAGGAAGAAAGTGATCATCTTCCTGATGGTAGATACTTAAGTCACTTTGCCCTTTATTTAGAAGCTATGTCACATTGTGGCGCCAATATTCAGCCCATAACCGGCTTTATCAGCGATATAAAAGCCGATAAGCCACTTTCCAGCCTATTAGCCCGAACTGATTTACCCGTGCCGGCCAGGCGCTTTATCGCCGATACTTTTACCATCATAGAAAAAAACAGCCATGCCATTGCTGCCTCATTAGCCTTTGCTCGTGAATATATCACCTCGAATTTATTTTCAACTTTACTGCGAACGATTGAACCCACTGGTTCACATTATTCACTAGAAACTTTGAAATGTTACTTGCAACGCCACATTGACCTCGATAGCGACAAACACAGCCAACAATCGCAACAGTTGGTCGCCAGTCTCTGCGGAACGGATGAAATCAAATGGCAAGAAGCCTTAGATGCTGCCCACTTTTCATTGCAAAGCCGAATTCAATTACTGGATGGAATCCATGCTGCCATCACGCATTTATGAGAGATTAAATCAACCCATACCAAGGAAATGGATGAATACC
This genomic interval from Patescibacteria group bacterium contains the following:
- a CDS encoding DUF3050 domain-containing protein, with protein sequence MEAESQARNVQKRVNSNKEWGRLSRRGIDGGANLAAPPLILPLLPASPQLKFSSEDARVHTKLLQIIAAISPLADAIKRHKLLTAIDSIEKLRLFTQIHVYAVWDFMALLKALQGKLTSMQPLWTPPINPMGCHLINTLLSEEESDHLPDGRYLSHFALYLEAMSHCGANIQPITGFISDIKADKPLSSLLARTDLPVPARRFIADTFTIIEKNSHAIAASLAFAREYITSNLFSTLLRTIEPTGSHYSLETLKCYLQRHIDLDSDKHSQQSQQLVASLCGTDEIKWQEALDAAHFSLQSRIQLLDGIHAAITHL